One stretch of Amycolatopsis sp. NBC_00345 DNA includes these proteins:
- a CDS encoding GntR family transcriptional regulator, translating into MVEFRVDRSAGMPPYRQLVVQIRDAVRLGWLKPGDRVPTVREVVTSSGVNQNTVLKAYRELELAGVLEIRQGSGTFVKSSVGSADAGALTELQRQLEDWVRIAQAAGLDDEDMQALLSAALARKAGNR; encoded by the coding sequence ATGGTCGAGTTCCGGGTGGACCGCAGTGCCGGCATGCCGCCGTACCGGCAGCTCGTCGTGCAGATCCGGGACGCGGTGCGGCTCGGGTGGCTCAAGCCCGGCGATCGCGTGCCGACTGTGCGGGAGGTCGTGACGAGCAGCGGGGTGAACCAGAACACCGTGCTCAAGGCCTACCGCGAGCTCGAGCTCGCCGGGGTCCTGGAGATCCGCCAGGGCTCGGGCACCTTCGTGAAGAGCTCGGTCGGCTCCGCGGACGCGGGCGCGCTGACCGAGCTGCAGCGGCAGCTCGAGGACTGGGTGCGGATCGCGCAAGCGGCCGGACTGGACGACGAAGACATGCAGGCCCTGCTCAGCGCGGCGCTTGCACGGAAGGCAGGCAACCGATGA